The window GGTATCACTCCGGCAAGACCTGCCACCGCACCAATTGCGAGCCTCACCAGTATCCCGCGAAAGCTGATTTCCATTCGACGGTTGGCTTCTAGCAGCCGGGTTTCATATTCACGGTGAACGTTGAACTCGAACGCGCCACCGCCTGAGTAATGTCAGAGCAGCATGCTCAACTCACTATGACGCTACGAGAATAAATGTCCCGGTGCTGTCTCAACTCCTGAATGTCATCCCAACCTAACTCGGCAACGTCAGGGACAAAATCCGCAGAGCGCTGGGGCCGCAGATTCCGGAATCCGCTTGCTCACGTTCGATATCAACATAGCAACGCGACTATGACGAGAGCCCATGCCAGGCTTGAGCCCTGATGCTTGCAGAGTAACGCGTCATGATTCGCACTTTGACACCAAAGATCGAACAAATAGGTCGGGCCATAGTTTCTCAATTGCGGGTCGCGCTCATCAACTGGATTACGCTCCCGGCGATTTGCTTTATTTCTGGTTTGGTGGAACAGTTCCAAATTGAACTATGATCGTCCCCTCACCTGCTCCTCCTTTAGCGGCTCAAGGGTTGCTCGCCAGGATCGTGATGTGTCTGACTCCAAGATCCGGCGTATTGGCCGATCCGGGGGCGCATCGTTCGAGCCATGGCAGTAAAACCCACTGCCCGGCAGCGCCGGGCAATTTCGAGTCTGCTTACTTCAACGGTCTACTCCTCGCATTAGGCGAATGCCAGAATTCAACTGACCCGTTTGGCCCGGCCTTGTCCAATCCATTCACCCGCTTGAAGATAGACTCGTCGTGGAGAAGCGACGCAATCTTGATTCGCTGTCGAACCTTTTCGAGTGCGGCACCAGTGATGAGAGAACTCGCATTGGATCGAGTGGGAAATAGATAGTGGAATCATGGGACATGAGTGCCGACGGCCATTTCTATCGCCATTCTGGAGTAGGCGGTTGATCTGTAGGCCAGCTTTCTGCCTTTAGAGATTCATTCGCTACAAAAGAAAGTCTACTGCATTCTGATGCCACCTGATATGAACGTACGAACTCTCGTTCGTTGCACCAGGGTGCCTCTGGCGTCCGTCCCAGAATTGAAGGCCGTTACGATATCGACCAATTGATTGCGTTACTTCGGTACTGGGTAGCTAATCGTCCTGAGCGCCTGGCTGAGCCTGGTTTCACCGGCGAGTCATATGAGAGCGTACTGGACACGCTGATGGGACTGCCAAATCCTAGGCATACGGCATTCTTCACTTACGACAGACAGATTTGGTACTCTGTATACACATAAAGGATGCATGGTTGGTCTATGAAGAAACACTACCAAGACAAGGTTGACAAATGGTGTACCGCCACGCTGATTCCGTCTACGAGGAGGTCAAACGGCCTAGTGTTCCGGCGATCTTTGATTGAGTTAACAGAGATCATCCGGGACAATCCGTCGATACAGAAGCCAGCGCTGTTTTATTCATGTTTCCGCAGGTCTATGGCGAGGCACAACCATACGTACGACGTGTTGCAGATCACCATCGAGATACCTGCATCATACCGAAATCTTATACTAGACATAAATGCTTACCTGAACGCTGCAATCAACACGCACTTGGGTAAATCCGATCATTTTGGAGGATGAGTGATGGCGAACCACTTTACTGAACGCCGTATGCTCGAATAGTGGGAGATCAGACTGACTAGCTCGTTGTTAAACCGCTGCAGAGAGTACGACAAGCGCATCGCACATCAGACCAAGCCTCCTTGCTGACATCTTCAAGTTCCGTGACTTGCATGAGGGCGATTGATGTCCTAGTCGATCTGACAGATGCATTTGTTGGTTTGGTAGTACTGGACTATTGTGTCTGAGATACGCTGTTTTCTGGGAGAACATCTTCAGTTCCTGACTGCAGAAAGTACGCTTGCAGATACCCGTTCGTACGTAAACCAAAATCCTCAACTTAACCCCCACATATCGTTTGTACACATTTAACGACGCTTCATGGTGACAAGGCACGCTCGGGCGTCACGAGCTAATAGACCGCGCTAGCCGGCGAGGTGGAAGCGGACGGGATCGGCGGTGATGTAGGTCTGGACGGTGGCGGCGTCCATGGTGTCGAGGCGGTCTGGCGTGAGCCCGCTGAGCTCTGGGACGTCTTTGCCGAGGATCTGGTCGGCCACGGCGCGGCCGACGGCGGGCGCGATGGCGAAGCCGTGGCCGGAGAAGCCGGCGGCGATGGAGAGCCCGTCGACGGCGGAATAGCGACCGACGTACGGGATCTCGTCGATGCTGATGGCTTCAAGTCCGCACCAGCTGCGGGCTATGTCAAGCTCGTTCAGCAGCGGGATCAGGCGCGCGCCGTGCGACCAGTTGCCGGCGACACTCTCATCAATCCGCTCGTAGCTGAGGCGATCGGCTGAGGGCTGGCCGGGCCAGCCACCGCCGAGCAGGAACTCGCCGGATGGCAACTGCTTGAGCGACAGCCGGTAGCTGGGGCCGCCCATGACCGGCTTGACCAGTCCGGGCGTCGTCGGCGTCGATAGCACCATCTGCAGCGCGTGCATGCGGACCGGCAGGACGATGCCGAGCGGTGCGAGCAGCGCGTCGCTCCAGGCACCGGCGGCGACAACGGTCGCGTCGGCGAGGATGTCGCCGGCGGATGTCCGCACGCCGAGGACGCGGTTGTTCTCGACGATCAGCTCGATAGCGGTTGTGTTGGTGAGGTACTTCGCGCCGTGGCGCTGGGCGGCGGCGGCGAATGCGCGGGTCGTGGCCGCCGGGTCGGCGTGGCCATCCTCGGGCGAGTAACTGCCGCCGATCACGCGGTCGTTGGCGGCCGGCGCGATCTCGCGCGCTTCTTTGGCATCGACGAAGCGCACGTCGGTGAAGCCGTTGGCGTGCTGGGTCTCGACGAATGCGCGAGTGCTCTCGGCCTCTGCGTCCGTCTCGGCGACGCGGAGGTTGCCCTCGCGGCGGTAGCGGACGTCTGCGCCGAGCTCTTCTTCCAGCGTGCGCCAGCGGTCGATCGCTTCGGTCGCCAGCGCAGCCTCGGCGTGATGGCGGCCCTGGCGACGGACCCCGCCGGCGCTAGCCCACGAGGCGGATGGCTCGGTGGCCGGCTCCCAGCGATCGACGACGATTACCGACGTGCCCGCCCGCGCCAGGTGATACGCGGTCGAGCTGCCATTGACACCGCCACCGATGATGACGACATCCGTTGTCTCATTGCTCATTCCACATCCCCTTTCAGATCTCGCGATCGCTGCCAGCGATCTATCTTCCGCATTGTCGCGTACTTCGGTCCATCGTGAATACGGACGTTGATGCCAATCGGTTATGTCTACTCGATCATATCTACCAGATGCAAATTGTCGATCAGGCGAATGCCGTCGGCAATGACGGCGACGATCACGAGGGCATCGCCGTGGATGATGCCAT is drawn from Thermomicrobiales bacterium and contains these coding sequences:
- a CDS encoding FAD-binding oxidoreductase, with translation MSNETTDVVIIGGGVNGSSTAYHLARAGTSVIVVDRWEPATEPSASWASAGGVRRQGRHHAEAALATEAIDRWRTLEEELGADVRYRREGNLRVAETDAEAESTRAFVETQHANGFTDVRFVDAKEAREIAPAANDRVIGGSYSPEDGHADPAATTRAFAAAAQRHGAKYLTNTTAIELIVENNRVLGVRTSAGDILADATVVAAGAWSDALLAPLGIVLPVRMHALQMVLSTPTTPGLVKPVMGGPSYRLSLKQLPSGEFLLGGGWPGQPSADRLSYERIDESVAGNWSHGARLIPLLNELDIARSWCGLEAISIDEIPYVGRYSAVDGLSIAAGFSGHGFAIAPAVGRAVADQILGKDVPELSGLTPDRLDTMDAATVQTYITADPVRFHLAG